From the Halanaerobiales bacterium genome, the window ACCGACGACCTTCAGGTTATGAGCCTGATGAGCTACCAGACTGCTCTACCCCGCGTTGAAAAATGGTGAGCCATGGAGGATTCGAACCTCCGGCAACCTGATTAAAAGTCAGGTGCTCTACCAACTGAGCTAATGGCCCATTTCCTAATGCGACAGTATATATGGTAACATCTATTTAGCTATTTGTCAAGAAATAAAAACTATAAAATTTCTAAATCTACTTTTAAATTTAAAAAATAAGATTTTATTTCTTTTTTTTGTTTTTTTGATAATTTTTTTACCCATTTTTTCGTTCCAGGACGATCCAAAGAATTGATCTGAACTTTATCGGGATTCAATTTTTTTATTAAATCAGCAAATTTATTTAATTCTTTAGCATTATTGTTTATCTCAGGAATAATAAATATCTCCAGCCAAATATCACCTTTAAACTCTTTTTTTAATTTTAATAATCCATCAGTTATTTGATTTAAACGTAAAGATTTTTCAGGTTTATTTATTTTTTCAAATATCTTATTACTGCCTGCATCCAAAGATGGTATGATTAGATCTACCTCTAAAATATCTTCTCTAACACTTTTTTTCCATAAAAGAGATGAATTAGTTAAAAGAGCAATTTTATAATTAGGATAACGTTTTTTTATAAATTTAATTATTTCATTTATTTTAGAATGAAGAGTTGGTTCACCAGTAGATGAAAATGTTATATAATCTAAATTAGGCTTTTGGGCTAAATAATCATCCA encodes:
- a CDS encoding radical SAM protein, which codes for MNYKYLKGPVYSRRLGKSLGINIITDKSCSFDCVYCEVGKTSNLTLKRKEYTPTNRIISELDDYLAQKPNLDYITFSSTGEPTLHSKINEIIKFIKKRYPNYKIALLTNSSLLWKKSVREDILEVDLIIPSLDAGSNKIFEKINKPEKSLRLNQITDGLLKLKKEFKGDIWLEIFIIPEINNNAKELNKFADLIKKLNPDKVQINSLDRPGTKKWVKKLSKKQKKEIKSYFLNLKVDLEIL